A portion of the Daphnia magna isolate NIES linkage group LG4, ASM2063170v1.1, whole genome shotgun sequence genome contains these proteins:
- the LOC116934228 gene encoding MICAL-like protein 1 isoform X5 — protein MVNSRLHHRVCFRCARCQSQLSLANYYETEQEQYCCETCPDEVAAVHKATECIPSDHPIPANSGPSAIATTPEETISSAQHVAVPQEQPERVSHQQRSFLDSMVAATDAAIEVTLDSRSVADVQRKIDDENEKRNDVSVDLCDSVEKTASVTEPGDDDRKIVVTEPVSESGSAVADSQDVVGAESEVAQDIDLSLSINKEFTPHEIVTLCNVPEADPQVVNTEEVNQDATVTEPVEEKENIVSISIDVATTELGKEGEVHDEPVDSFDGKKEVSSSPIPPAIQVTATEDLQDVAVVVPKPRRRKSKRSSTPQNRIVNKSIDEYPEELNPFDDDPPLEDGSPTPANPRDQTSSFSSDPSTGTPKKVLSAPKISLNPFGSDDEDEEENARNDPGKSSEKIRPGRPPPPVLKSPPHSLITNPSPSPKKRPAPAPPPPKPQRTPSLMSGDGDVSAVSKRKSAPPPPAIDLSKSPVPSPQTGSRVTSSVPSPEPNRTQAISSPTQSSCSTPSEKAHKDLSNLHLQCSVNKDSHGQWKRKKGPAPPRPSPQKRQLRKLPLKGIQQELDDIEIKQVELERQGVSLEQNIRNLTEPEDGSEPISDGSIHIEEMILQLFDLVNEKNELLRRQTELMYLRRQQRLEEEHAELEFQIRCLLEKPNGEKSADDRLKEEELINRLVQVVHRRAEIVDCLEMDRQRQVEEDQSIQQHLDVFNSRGSVPASVDTRNVQASPSKTKTKTLKMIQSPIKLMKKDKLKKSKKNKADADKEVDDTEVAGPLPSQSVANETSASSPSLRKEKEKNKTKSWFAK, from the exons ATGGTGAACAGTCGTTTGCACCATCGTGTGTGTTTCCGCTGTGCCAGATGCCAATCCCAGCTTAGCCTTGCCAATTACTATGAGACTGAACAGGAACAATATTGTTGCGAAACTTGCCCGGATGAAGTTGCCGCTGTCCATAAAGCCACAGAGTGCATTCCGTCCGATCACCCCATTCCAGCAAACAGCGGTCCAAGTGCCATAGCAACCACCCCCGAGGAGACCATTTCAAGTGCGCAACATGTGGCCGTTCCACAAGAGCAGCCCGAACGAGTGTCTCATCAGCAACGGAGTTTCCTCGATAGCATGGTAGCTGCTACCGATGCTGCAATAGAAGTGACACTGGACTCGCGATCTGTTGCGGACGTCCAACGTAAAATTGATGATGAAAATGAGAAGAGAAATGATGTAAGTGTGGATTTGTGCGATAGTGTAGAAAAAACAGCAAGCGTTACAGAGCCTGGAGATGACGATCGGAAAATAGTGGTCACCGAACCAGTAAGTGAAAGCGGTTCTGCTGTTGCAGATTCTCAAGATGTTGTTGGGGCGGAATCGGAAGTTGCACAGGACATAGATTTGTCGTTAAGTATTAACAAAGAGTTTACACCCCATGAAATTGTCACACTTTGCAATGTGCCAGAGGCTGACCCACAAGTTGTCAACACGGAAGAGGTAAATCAAGATGCAACCGTGACCGAGCCCgtagaagaaaaggaaaatattgTGAGCATTTCTATCGATGTAGCAACTACTGAACTTGGCAAAGAAGGTGAGGTGCACGATGAGCCAGTGGATTCGTTTGATGGAAAGAAAGAGGTTTCCTCTTCACCCATACCACCCGCCATTCAAGTGACTGCAACGGAGGATTTGCAGGATGTGGCCGTGGTCGTCCCCAAACCGCGACGACGAAAGAGTAAAAGATCCTCAACACCTCAAAATCGGATTGTTAACAAATCGATAGATGAGTATCCTGAAGAGCTGAATCCATTTGATGACGATCCGCCACTGGAAGACGGAAGTCCAACCCCGGCCAATCCTCGGGACCAAACTAGCTCGTTCAGCTCAGACCCGAGCACGGGCACGCCCAAAAAAGTTCTGTCCGCCCCCAAAATCAGCCTTAATCCATTCGGCAGTGACGATGAAGACGAGGAAGAAAATGCTAGAAATGATCCTGGGAAATCGAGTGAAAAAATCCGGCCGGGTAGACCTCCTCCACCTGTGCTTAAGTCACCTCCACATTCGTTAATTACAAACCCGTCACCGTCACCAAAGAAGCGGCCAGCACCTGCTCCACCTCCACCCAAGCCACAGAGGACTCCGAGTCTGATGTCTGGTGATGGTGATGTTAGCGCCGTTTCAAAGCGGAAGTCCGCTCCACCGCCTCCAGCCATTGATTTATCGAAATCTCCGGTACCTTCTCCCCAAACTGGGTCGCGAGTCACTAGTTCTGTGCCAAGCCCGGAGCCAAACCGAACACAGGCGATTTCTTCTCCGACGCAATCGTCATGCTCGACGCCTTCCGAAAAAGCCCACAAAGACCTGTCTAATTTGCACTTGCAGTGCTCTGTCAATAAAGATTCTCACGGCCAA tggaagagaaagaaaggtCCTGCTCCTCCTCGGCCTTCGCCCCAAAAACGCCAACTCAGAAAATTGCCGTTGAAGGGTATCCAACAGGAGTTGGACGACATTGAAATCAAACAGGTGGAACTAGAGAGGCAAGGTGTCAGCCTGGAACAAAATATTCGCAATCTAACGGAACCGGAAGATGGAAGTGAACCCATCAGCGATGGATCCATCCACATTGAGGAAATGATTTTGCAATTGTTCGATCTGGTCAACGAGAAAAATGAGCTCCTCCGCAGACAAACAGAACTAATGTACCTCCGACGTCAGCAGAGGCTGGAGGAGGAACACGCTGAATTGGAGTTCCAAATTCGCTGTTTGCTGGAGAAGCCAAACGGCGAGAAATCTGCCGATGACCGCTTGAAGGAGGAAGAACTAATAAATCG GCTAGTCCAGGTGGTTCACCGACGAGCCGAGATTGTTGACTGTCTAGAAATGGACAGGCAGCGCCAAGTAGAAGAGGATCAAAGTATACAGCAACATCTTGACGTCTTTAATAGCCGCGGGTCTGTGCCGGCCTCAGTTGATACTCGAAATGTTCAAGCGTCTCCTTccaaaaccaaaaccaaaacattaaaaatgaTTCAGTCGCCCATCAAACTGATGAAGAAAGATAAACTTAAAAAGTCGAAAAAGAACAAGGCCGATGCCGATAAAGAAGTCGATGATACGGAAGTTGCTGGTCCGTTGCCGTCACAAAGCGTAGCAAATGAGACATCAGCCTCGTCGCCGTCCCTTcgaaaggagaaagaaaaaaacaaaacaaaatcgtgGTTTGCCAAGTAG
- the LOC116934228 gene encoding MICAL-like protein 1 isoform X4 codes for MAESSLSRRRELHDKSSLRTRVAQNVRGILFFMSLWSTGSPVAILRRRTRRSYKIKRGHVRYGNKWIPLEKFRRLEIFARQLQNDGGSSRPQARRVSDLCVSCKNPVFLAERLMVNSRLHHRVCFRCARCQSQLSLANYYETEQEQYCCETCPDEVAAVHKATECIPSDHPIPANSGPSAIATTPEETISSAQHVAVPQEQPERVSHQQRSFLDSMVAATDAAIEVTLDSRSVADVQRKIDDENEKRNDVSVDLCDSVEKTASVTEPGDDDRKIVVTEPVSESGSAVADSQDVVGAESEVAQDIDLSLSINKEFTPHEIVTLCNVPEADPQVVNTEEVNQDATVTEPVEEKENIVSISIDVATTELGKEGEVHDEPVDSFDGKKEVSSSPIPPAIQVTATEDLQDVAVVVPKPRRRKSKRSSTPQNRIVNKSIDEYPEELNPFDDDPPLEDGSPTPANPRDQTSSFSSDPSTGTPKKVLSAPKISLNPFGSDDEDEEENARNDPGKSSEKIRPGRPPPPVLKSPPHSLITNPSPSPKKRPAPAPPPPKPQRTPSLMSGDGDVSAVSKRKSAPPPPAIDLSKSPVPSPQTGSRVTSSVPSPEPNRTQAISSPTQSSCSTPSEKAHKDLSNLHLQCSVNKDSHGQWKRKKGPAPPRPSPQKRQLRKLPLKGIQQELDDIEIKQVELERQGVSLEQNIRNLTEPEDGSEPISDGSIHIEEMILQLFDLVNEKNELLRRQTELMYLRRQQRLEEEHAELEFQIRCLLEKPNGEKSADDRLKEEELINRLVQVVHRRAEIVDCLEMDRQRQVEEDQSIQQHLDVFNSRGSVPASVDTRNVQASPSKTKTKTLKMIQSPIKLMKKDKLKKSKKNKADADKEVDDTEVAGPLPSQSVANETSASSPSLRKEKEKNKTKSWFAK; via the exons ATGGCGGAGTCTTCGTTGTCCCGCAGAAGAGAGTTGCACGACAAATCCTCGCTACGAACTCGAGTGGCTCAAAATGTACGAGGAATCTTGTTTTTCATGTCTCTTTGGTCGACGGGATCACCAGTCGCCATTCTTCGCCGGCGAACTCGTCGATCGTACAAAATCAAACGAGGCCACGTTCGTTACGGAAACAAATGGATCCCTCTTGAAAAGTTCCGGAGACTTGag ATATTTGCTCGTCAGTTACAAAATGATGGAGGATCGTCGAGACCGCAAGCTCGTCGCGTGTCCGATctgtgtgtgtcgtgtaaaAACCCCGTTTTTCTTGCCGAACGGTTGATGGTGAACAGTCGTTTGCACCATCGTGTGTGTTTCCGCTGTGCCAGATGCCAATCCCAGCTTAGCCTTGCCAATTACTATGAGACTGAACAGGAACAATATTGTTGCGAAACTTGCCCGGATGAAGTTGCCGCTGTCCATAAAGCCACAGAGTGCATTCCGTCCGATCACCCCATTCCAGCAAACAGCGGTCCAAGTGCCATAGCAACCACCCCCGAGGAGACCATTTCAAGTGCGCAACATGTGGCCGTTCCACAAGAGCAGCCCGAACGAGTGTCTCATCAGCAACGGAGTTTCCTCGATAGCATGGTAGCTGCTACCGATGCTGCAATAGAAGTGACACTGGACTCGCGATCTGTTGCGGACGTCCAACGTAAAATTGATGATGAAAATGAGAAGAGAAATGATGTAAGTGTGGATTTGTGCGATAGTGTAGAAAAAACAGCAAGCGTTACAGAGCCTGGAGATGACGATCGGAAAATAGTGGTCACCGAACCAGTAAGTGAAAGCGGTTCTGCTGTTGCAGATTCTCAAGATGTTGTTGGGGCGGAATCGGAAGTTGCACAGGACATAGATTTGTCGTTAAGTATTAACAAAGAGTTTACACCCCATGAAATTGTCACACTTTGCAATGTGCCAGAGGCTGACCCACAAGTTGTCAACACGGAAGAGGTAAATCAAGATGCAACCGTGACCGAGCCCgtagaagaaaaggaaaatattgTGAGCATTTCTATCGATGTAGCAACTACTGAACTTGGCAAAGAAGGTGAGGTGCACGATGAGCCAGTGGATTCGTTTGATGGAAAGAAAGAGGTTTCCTCTTCACCCATACCACCCGCCATTCAAGTGACTGCAACGGAGGATTTGCAGGATGTGGCCGTGGTCGTCCCCAAACCGCGACGACGAAAGAGTAAAAGATCCTCAACACCTCAAAATCGGATTGTTAACAAATCGATAGATGAGTATCCTGAAGAGCTGAATCCATTTGATGACGATCCGCCACTGGAAGACGGAAGTCCAACCCCGGCCAATCCTCGGGACCAAACTAGCTCGTTCAGCTCAGACCCGAGCACGGGCACGCCCAAAAAAGTTCTGTCCGCCCCCAAAATCAGCCTTAATCCATTCGGCAGTGACGATGAAGACGAGGAAGAAAATGCTAGAAATGATCCTGGGAAATCGAGTGAAAAAATCCGGCCGGGTAGACCTCCTCCACCTGTGCTTAAGTCACCTCCACATTCGTTAATTACAAACCCGTCACCGTCACCAAAGAAGCGGCCAGCACCTGCTCCACCTCCACCCAAGCCACAGAGGACTCCGAGTCTGATGTCTGGTGATGGTGATGTTAGCGCCGTTTCAAAGCGGAAGTCCGCTCCACCGCCTCCAGCCATTGATTTATCGAAATCTCCGGTACCTTCTCCCCAAACTGGGTCGCGAGTCACTAGTTCTGTGCCAAGCCCGGAGCCAAACCGAACACAGGCGATTTCTTCTCCGACGCAATCGTCATGCTCGACGCCTTCCGAAAAAGCCCACAAAGACCTGTCTAATTTGCACTTGCAGTGCTCTGTCAATAAAGATTCTCACGGCCAA tggaagagaaagaaaggtCCTGCTCCTCCTCGGCCTTCGCCCCAAAAACGCCAACTCAGAAAATTGCCGTTGAAGGGTATCCAACAGGAGTTGGACGACATTGAAATCAAACAGGTGGAACTAGAGAGGCAAGGTGTCAGCCTGGAACAAAATATTCGCAATCTAACGGAACCGGAAGATGGAAGTGAACCCATCAGCGATGGATCCATCCACATTGAGGAAATGATTTTGCAATTGTTCGATCTGGTCAACGAGAAAAATGAGCTCCTCCGCAGACAAACAGAACTAATGTACCTCCGACGTCAGCAGAGGCTGGAGGAGGAACACGCTGAATTGGAGTTCCAAATTCGCTGTTTGCTGGAGAAGCCAAACGGCGAGAAATCTGCCGATGACCGCTTGAAGGAGGAAGAACTAATAAATCG GCTAGTCCAGGTGGTTCACCGACGAGCCGAGATTGTTGACTGTCTAGAAATGGACAGGCAGCGCCAAGTAGAAGAGGATCAAAGTATACAGCAACATCTTGACGTCTTTAATAGCCGCGGGTCTGTGCCGGCCTCAGTTGATACTCGAAATGTTCAAGCGTCTCCTTccaaaaccaaaaccaaaacattaaaaatgaTTCAGTCGCCCATCAAACTGATGAAGAAAGATAAACTTAAAAAGTCGAAAAAGAACAAGGCCGATGCCGATAAAGAAGTCGATGATACGGAAGTTGCTGGTCCGTTGCCGTCACAAAGCGTAGCAAATGAGACATCAGCCTCGTCGCCGTCCCTTcgaaaggagaaagaaaaaaacaaaacaaaatcgtgGTTTGCCAAGTAG